Within the Pseudonocardia alni genome, the region TGGACCGGCTCGGCGGACCGGCGCGGGAGGTGCTGCGGGTGGCCTCGCTGGCCGAGCGGAGCATCCCCCACGACCTGCTGCGCGACGCGTCCGAGCTGTCCGCGGCCGAGCTGGAGGCGGGGCTGCGGGAGGCGGTCTCGCACCACCTGCTCGTCCCGGACCCGGCGCCGGGCGCGGAGTCCTACGCCTTCCGGCACGCCCTGCTCCGCGAGGCCGTCCACGACGACCTGCTCCCGGCCGAACGGGTCCGGCTGCACGCCCGGCTCACCGCGCTGCTCGCCGGCCGGGACGACGACCCCGGGGTGGCCGCCGCGCTCGCCCGGCACGCGCTGGCCGCGCACGACCTGCCGCGGGCGCTCGCGGCGTCGGTGCGTGCTGCCGAGGAGGCCCACCGGCGGCACGGACCGGCCGAGATGCTGGCCCACGCCGAGCGGGCACTGGAGCTGTGGTCCGCCGTCGAGGACCCCGAGCGGCTCACCGGGGTCTCCGAGAGCGCGCTGACCCGGGAGGCCGCCTGGGCGGCGAGCGCCTCGGGCGACCCGGAACGGGGCATCGCCCTCGGGGCCCGCGCGGTCCGGGTCGCCGACCTCGGCGAGGATCCGCACGCCAGGGCCGGGGCGCGCCGGCACTACGCGATGCGGCTGCTCGACAGCGGGGCCCGGGTGGACGCGGCGGTGGCCGCGGCCACCGAGGCCGTCGAGCTGCTGGCCGGGGGCCCACCCGGCACGGAGCCGGCCTGGGCGCACGCCGTGCTCGCGCGGGCGCACCTCAACGCCGACCACGCCGAGCCCGCCTGGTCGCACGCCCGCGCGTCGCTGGCGGTGGCCCGTGCCGTCCACGACACCGCACCGCCCGCGGAGGGGTCGGCCGCGTACCGCGACCTCAGCGCGGTCTGCGCGGACGCGCTGATCACCCTGGCCTTCTGCGCCCGGATGGAGGGGGACCCGCAGGCGGCCCGGGACCGGCTCGCCGGGGCGTCCTCGCTGGCCGCCGCGTCCGGGAACCGGGTCGTCGAGCTGCGGACGGTGTGGAACCGCGGGGTGTCGTTCATCGAGGACGGCCTGCTCGACGCCGCCGCGGACGAGCTCGCCGAGGGGGCCCGCCGGGCCGCCGCGTACGGCCTGCTCTGGGGCGGGTACGGCCTGGAGTTCCGGATCGCGCAGGTCCGCGTCGACGTCCAGCGCGGGGAGTGGGACGCCGCCGTCCGGACCGCCGCGGATGTCGACCCCACGCTCCCGCTGCGCGTCACCGGGCAGCTGGCGGTGGCGGGGGCGCTGGTCGGCGTGGCCCGCGGCGACCTCGACGGCGCCGAGGAGCTGCTCTCCGTGCTGGCCACCGAGCCACCGGTGCACGACCAGGCCGCGCTGCTGCAGGGCGTCGTCGGGGCCGAGTCGGCGCGCTGGCGGGGCGACGCGGCCCTGGCCGTGGACCGCGTCGCCACCGCGCTCGGGGTGCTGCGGGCGGAGTACCCGCACCACCTCGGCGAGCTGGCGCTGTGCGCACTGGGCGCAGCGGCCCGTGCCGACCTCGCAGAGGCCGCCCGTACCGCGGGCGACCCGGCGGGGGCCGAGGCGCACGCCGGGGCGGCGGCCGGCCTCGCCGACGAGGCCGCGCTCACCGCCGAGCGCGGCCTGCCCCGCGGGACCGCGGTCGGGCCGGAGGGCCGGGCGTGGCTGGCCCGGGCCCGGGCCGAGGCCGCCCGGGCCCACGGCGAGGCGGCACCACAGGTCTGGGACGCCGTCGTGGAGACCTTCGCCGGGTACGGCGACGGCTACCGCGCCGCGGAGGCCCGGTGGCGGCGGGCCGAGGCCCTGCTCGGACGGGCGCACCGCGGTGGCCCCGGCACCGACGGCGAGGCCGACCGCCGCGCCGCCGCCGAGGACCTGGCCGTCGCCGCCACCGGGGCCGACCGGCTCGGGGCGCGCCCGCTCGCCGAGGCCGTCGCCGCGCTGCGGCTGCGGGCCGGCGACGGCGGTCCCCGGCCCGCACCGCCGTCGGGCGCCGGTGGTTCCCCGCTCACCCCGCGCGAGCACGCGGTGCTGGAGCTGGTCGCGCACGGGCTGACCAACCGGGCCGTCGGCGAGCGGCTGTTCATCTCCGAGAAGACCGTGAGCGTGCACCTGTCCCGGGCGATGGCGAAGCTCGGCGCCTCCGGCCGTGCCGAGGCGGTCGCCCTCGCGCACTCCCGGGGTCTGCTCACCCCCCGCGACTGAGGACCGGGGCACGCCGGTCTGTCCCCTCCGGACCGGACCGGGCCCGTGCGGGCCGAGACGTGTGCCACCCGCCGTGCCTAGGGTCGGTCGTGCCGCACGTCACCGGCAGACCGATGGAGGTCGCATGGTCGTCCACGGGCTCGTCCCGTCGTCCCGGACCGGCAGCGGGGCGGGGGTGACCGCATGATCGCCCGTTCGCCCGCCCCGGACCTGGACGTGCCCGCCCTGCCCGCCTCCGCGACGCTCCGCGGCGCGGCCGACCGGTTCGGCGACGCGACGGTCCTGCACCAGGCCGGGCACGAGGTCACCTTCCACGGGCTGCTGGCCCGCGCCTCGGCGTTCGCGCACGCGCTGCACGCCGACGGGGTCGGCCGCGGCGACGTCGTCGCACTGCACCTGCCGAACTGCCCGCAGTACGCGATCGGTTACTGGGGGACGCTGCTGGCCGGGGCGACCGTCACCCCGGCGAACCCGCTGCTCGCCCCGGACGACCTGGGCGCGCAGCTCGCGGACGCGGGGGCGGCCGTCGTCGTCAGCTGGGAGGCGGCGCTGCCCGCGGTGCTCGCCGCGCGGCCGGCGACGTCGCTGAAGCGCGTGCTCGTCACCGGCGCCCACGGCGACCCGGAGCAGCTGCCCCCGGAGGTGACCGGGCTCCGGGCGCACCTCGACGGCAGGCCGGCCACCCCGCCGGGCACCGACCTGGAGGTGGACCCGGACCGCGACCTCGCCCACCTGGCCTACACCGGCGGCACCACCGGCCGGTCCAAGGGCGTGCGGGTCACCCACCGGCACGTGCTCACCAACGCGCTGCAGGCCGCCTGCTGGGGCACCGGCGCCCGGCCGGACGTGACCGCCACCGCGCACGGGCCCGGCGTCGTCCTGGCCGATCCCGGTCCGGCGACGGAGTTCCCGACCCCGATCGGCACCGGGCGGGCGATCGGGATCGCCCCCTGGTTCCACGCCATGGGCACGATCGGCGGGCTCAACGTCCCGCTGCTCACCGGGACGACGACGATCGTGCACGCCCGCTTCGACCCGCGCGCCTATCTGGCCGACGCCACCCGGTTCGCCGTGACCTCGCTGTCCGGCGCGCCACCGGTGTACGCGGCGCTGCTCGCCCACCGCGAGGCCGCCGGGGACCTGTCCTCGGTGCGGTCGCTGACCTCGGGCGCGGCACCGCTGCCGGTCGAGATCATCCGGGCGCTGCGCGACTGGTTCGGCGAGGACCTGGTCATCTCCGAGGGCTACGGCCTGACCGAGGTCACGATGGCCGCCACCCTCGGCCCCGCCGCCCGGTCCGCGGACCGGCGCCCGGGCACCGTCGGGTTGCCGATCGCGGGCACCGAGATCCGCATCTCCGGACCGGACGGCGAGGAGCTCGACGCCGGCGCCGAGGGCGAGGTGTGGATCCGCGGGCCGCAGGTCACCGGCGGCTACCACCGGCGCCCGGCCGAGACCGCGGCCGCCTTCGACGGCGACGGGTGGCTGCACACCGGCGATGTCGGCGTCCTCGACGGCGACGGCTACCTGCGCATCGTGGACCGGCTCAAGGACATGCTGCTCCACAAGGGCTACAACGTGTACCCGCGCGACCTGGAGGAGCGGCTGCTGGCGCTGCCGGGCGTGACCGGTGCGGCCGTCGTCGGGCGCCCGGTGGGGGTCGACGGCGAGCACCCGGTCGCGTTCCTGACCACCGCGACCGGCGCCGACGGGGCCGCGGTCCGCGCCGCCGTCGACGGCCTGAACGAGCGCCTGCTGCCCTACCAGCGGCTGCGGGAGGTGCACCTGGTCGGGGCGATCCCGGTCTCGGCGGCGGGGAAGGTGCTCAAGCGGGACCTCCGCGAGCAGCTGCCGACCCTGTCCCCGGACGTGGCGAAGGAGTGACGAACAGTCACTCCTCGTGAGGAAGAGGGGCCTGCACGGGTGGGCAGGTACGTCCGATGGGTGGAGTAGTCACTCCGACGGTTGGCGTAGGGGATGACCGGATAACAGGCTGGTCGTACGACACGACAGACGGGTGGAAGCAGGAGCCGGCGGCGCGCACCGGATCCCGAAGAACCCCGTTTCGACTCCCCCGAGATCGTGGTGATCGTCATGTCCGCGCCCGCCGTCCACATCCCCAGCCCGCGCCGCCCCCTGGGCGCCGTCCCCCTCTCCCCGTCGGTCCCCGCACCGCGGGCCGGTGGGACCGGTCGTGCGGACCGGGTCGAGGGGCGGCACCGCCGTCGCGAGGACCACGTCGACCTGCCGGCGCCCCGCCGGGAGCGTCCGCGGTCGACCTCGCCGCTGACGCCGGGCATCCCCGCACCGCGACCGGCGTCGCCGGGGTCGTCGGCGTCGCGGCCGGGTGCGGCGGCGCAGCACTCCACCGCCGGGGCGCGAGGACACACCACCGAGACCCCGGCTACCGGCACCGCTCCC harbors:
- a CDS encoding helix-turn-helix transcriptional regulator, with the protein product MTAGATHGDGAPGPDPDELVGRADELAGLLRDLDAARAGRARAVLLAGEAGIGKSRLATALGRAAAGAGAQVVVGRCLDAGGAALPYLPFSEVLDALARAGTALRPVLHGLLPGAAEAPRPATGDGDSGRLQVFDAVAGAVRDAAATAPLLVVLEDLHWADRSTRELLAFLLARLGSQRLLVLGTYRSDDLHRRHPLRASLAELIRLPAVRRVELGPLTPDAVLALVRARAATGGVDEATLRRIAARSEGNAFYAEELVAAGSDGLPGGLADVLLTRLDRLGGPAREVLRVASLAERSIPHDLLRDASELSAAELEAGLREAVSHHLLVPDPAPGAESYAFRHALLREAVHDDLLPAERVRLHARLTALLAGRDDDPGVAAALARHALAAHDLPRALAASVRAAEEAHRRHGPAEMLAHAERALELWSAVEDPERLTGVSESALTREAAWAASASGDPERGIALGARAVRVADLGEDPHARAGARRHYAMRLLDSGARVDAAVAAATEAVELLAGGPPGTEPAWAHAVLARAHLNADHAEPAWSHARASLAVARAVHDTAPPAEGSAAYRDLSAVCADALITLAFCARMEGDPQAARDRLAGASSLAAASGNRVVELRTVWNRGVSFIEDGLLDAAADELAEGARRAAAYGLLWGGYGLEFRIAQVRVDVQRGEWDAAVRTAADVDPTLPLRVTGQLAVAGALVGVARGDLDGAEELLSVLATEPPVHDQAALLQGVVGAESARWRGDAALAVDRVATALGVLRAEYPHHLGELALCALGAAARADLAEAARTAGDPAGAEAHAGAAAGLADEAALTAERGLPRGTAVGPEGRAWLARARAEAARAHGEAAPQVWDAVVETFAGYGDGYRAAEARWRRAEALLGRAHRGGPGTDGEADRRAAAEDLAVAATGADRLGARPLAEAVAALRLRAGDGGPRPAPPSGAGGSPLTPREHAVLELVAHGLTNRAVGERLFISEKTVSVHLSRAMAKLGASGRAEAVALAHSRGLLTPRD
- a CDS encoding class I adenylate-forming enzyme family protein, with protein sequence MIARSPAPDLDVPALPASATLRGAADRFGDATVLHQAGHEVTFHGLLARASAFAHALHADGVGRGDVVALHLPNCPQYAIGYWGTLLAGATVTPANPLLAPDDLGAQLADAGAAVVVSWEAALPAVLAARPATSLKRVLVTGAHGDPEQLPPEVTGLRAHLDGRPATPPGTDLEVDPDRDLAHLAYTGGTTGRSKGVRVTHRHVLTNALQAACWGTGARPDVTATAHGPGVVLADPGPATEFPTPIGTGRAIGIAPWFHAMGTIGGLNVPLLTGTTTIVHARFDPRAYLADATRFAVTSLSGAPPVYAALLAHREAAGDLSSVRSLTSGAAPLPVEIIRALRDWFGEDLVISEGYGLTEVTMAATLGPAARSADRRPGTVGLPIAGTEIRISGPDGEELDAGAEGEVWIRGPQVTGGYHRRPAETAAAFDGDGWLHTGDVGVLDGDGYLRIVDRLKDMLLHKGYNVYPRDLEERLLALPGVTGAAVVGRPVGVDGEHPVAFLTTATGADGAAVRAAVDGLNERLLPYQRLREVHLVGAIPVSAAGKVLKRDLREQLPTLSPDVAKE